In a genomic window of Kaistia algarum:
- the moeB gene encoding molybdopterin-synthase adenylyltransferase MoeB, with protein MSFYPDEIERYARHIVLAEVGGAGQQKLKAARVLVVGAGGLGAPVIQYLAAAGVGTIGIVDDDVVSLSNLQRQVIHDTAAIGRAKTESAAMAVGRINPHVETEQFRVRLDTENADAILSGFDIVADGSDNFSTRYLVADRCAVLGRPLVTAAVGRFDGSLTTLKPYEAGEGGPNPSYRDLFPEPPPEGLLPSCAEAGILGALTGILGSLQATEVLKLILGIGEPLIGRLLLVDALSMRFETIRYRRRSEHSGVLAPTT; from the coding sequence ATGAGCTTCTATCCCGATGAAATCGAGCGTTATGCCCGCCATATCGTGCTTGCCGAAGTGGGCGGGGCGGGGCAGCAGAAGCTGAAGGCGGCGCGGGTACTGGTCGTCGGTGCCGGCGGGCTTGGCGCGCCGGTGATCCAGTATCTGGCCGCGGCCGGCGTCGGCACGATCGGCATCGTCGACGACGATGTCGTGTCGCTGTCGAACCTGCAGCGCCAGGTCATTCACGATACGGCGGCGATCGGCCGGGCCAAGACGGAAAGCGCTGCCATGGCGGTTGGCCGGATCAACCCGCATGTCGAAACGGAGCAGTTTCGGGTGCGGCTCGATACGGAAAACGCCGATGCGATCCTGAGCGGGTTCGACATCGTGGCGGATGGTTCGGACAATTTTTCGACGCGCTATTTGGTCGCCGATCGCTGCGCGGTTCTCGGCCGGCCGCTCGTTACGGCCGCTGTCGGGCGTTTCGACGGTTCGTTGACGACGCTGAAGCCCTATGAGGCGGGGGAGGGCGGGCCAAACCCTTCCTACCGCGATCTCTTCCCGGAACCGCCGCCGGAGGGTTTGCTGCCAAGCTGCGCCGAGGCGGGCATCCTCGGTGCGCTTACCGGCATTCTGGGCAGCCTGCAGGCTACGGAAGTCCTGAAACTCATTCTCGGCATCGGCGAGCCACTGATCGGCCGCCTTCTGCTCGTCGATGCGCTTTCGATGCGCTTCGAGACCATCCGCTACCGACGGCGGTCGGAGCATTCGGGCGTGCTGGCGCCGACGACGTAG
- a CDS encoding GNAT family N-acetyltransferase encodes MSTMSIGVRRAEMSDAAAITAVHDGAWRQAYDGLIPARELSRMITRRGPGWWGRAIRRGTGILVLEVGGTIAGYATYGPNRARNLVQRGEVYEIYLRPEYQGVGLGTRLFLAARRELLRHGFDSAVVWALADNEGACRFYKNAGGRKVARGSERFGDTTLAKVAFAFTRG; translated from the coding sequence ATGAGCACGATGTCGATCGGCGTTCGCCGGGCTGAAATGAGCGATGCGGCCGCGATTACAGCGGTCCATGACGGTGCGTGGCGTCAGGCCTATGACGGCCTCATCCCGGCACGCGAGCTCAGCCGCATGATCACGCGGCGCGGCCCCGGATGGTGGGGCCGGGCCATTCGGCGCGGCACTGGCATTCTCGTCCTCGAAGTCGGCGGGACGATCGCCGGCTATGCCACCTACGGCCCGAACCGCGCGCGCAATCTCGTCCAGCGTGGCGAGGTCTACGAAATTTATCTGCGCCCCGAATATCAAGGCGTCGGCCTTGGCACGCGGCTGTTCCTCGCCGCGCGGCGCGAATTGCTGCGCCACGGCTTCGATTCGGCCGTCGTCTGGGCGCTTGCCGACAATGAGGGCGCCTGCCGCTTCTACAAGAACGCCGGTGGCCGAAAGGTGGCGCGCGGCAGCGAGCGTTTCGGCGACACCACGCTCGCCAAGGTCGCCTTCGCCTTCACCCGCGGCTGA
- the ppa gene encoding inorganic diphosphatase, with protein sequence MRIDAVPIGKNPPHDINVIIEVPVGGEPIKYEMDKEAGALYVDRFLYTPMRYPGNYGFVPHTLCGDGDPIDVLIASQRAIIPGAIMNCRPVGVLRMRDEGGEDEKILAVPSTKLSRRYEKVESYKDLPEITLQQIEHFFQHYKDLEAGKWVEIAGWGGRDEAEQLIIDAIERAKKA encoded by the coding sequence ATGCGTATCGACGCTGTACCGATCGGCAAGAACCCGCCCCACGACATCAACGTCATCATCGAAGTGCCCGTCGGCGGCGAGCCGATCAAGTACGAGATGGATAAGGAAGCCGGGGCGCTCTACGTCGACCGATTCCTCTACACGCCGATGCGGTATCCGGGGAATTACGGCTTCGTCCCCCACACGCTCTGCGGCGACGGCGATCCCATCGACGTGCTGATCGCCAGCCAGCGCGCCATCATCCCGGGTGCGATCATGAATTGCCGTCCGGTTGGCGTTCTGCGCATGCGCGACGAGGGTGGCGAGGACGAGAAGATCCTCGCGGTCCCTTCGACGAAGCTCTCGCGCCGCTACGAGAAGGTCGAGTCCTACAAGGACCTGCCGGAGATCACGCTGCAGCAGATCGAGCACTTCTTCCAGCACTACAAGGACCTGGAAGCCGGCAAGTGGGTCGAGATAGCCGGTTGGGGCGGCCGCGACGAGGCCGAGCAGTTGATCATCGACGCGATCGAGCGCGCCAAGAAGGCCTGA
- the upp gene encoding uracil phosphoribosyltransferase → MNSVTVINHPLVQHKLTIMRDKHTSTAGFRQLLREIATLLCYEVTRDLELTTTTIETPLTEMQTPTLAGKKLVFASVLRAGNGLLEGMLDLVPAARVAHIGLYRDPKTLTAVEYYFKAPEDLEERLTIVVDPMLATANSAIAAVDRLKERGAKDIRFVCLLTAPEGLDKFHGAHPDIPVFTAAIDRKLNDKGYIVPGLGDAGDRMYGTK, encoded by the coding sequence ATGAACAGCGTAACCGTGATCAATCATCCGCTGGTCCAGCACAAGCTGACCATCATGCGCGACAAGCACACTTCGACGGCGGGCTTTCGACAGCTGCTGCGCGAGATCGCGACGCTGCTCTGCTACGAGGTCACGCGCGATCTCGAACTGACGACGACGACGATCGAGACGCCGCTGACCGAGATGCAGACGCCAACGCTGGCCGGCAAGAAGCTGGTCTTCGCCTCGGTGCTGCGCGCCGGCAACGGCCTGCTCGAGGGTATGCTCGACCTCGTCCCGGCGGCCCGCGTCGCTCATATCGGTCTTTATCGCGACCCCAAGACCCTGACGGCGGTCGAATATTACTTCAAGGCGCCCGAGGATCTGGAGGAACGCCTCACCATCGTCGTCGACCCGATGCTGGCCACCGCCAATTCCGCCATCGCAGCCGTCGACCGTCTCAAGGAGCGCGGCGCCAAGGACATACGCTTCGTCTGCCTGCTAACCGCGCCCGAGGGTCTCGACAAGTTCCACGGCGCCCATCCGGACATCCCTGTGTTCACCGCAGCGATCGATCGCAAGCTGAACGACAAGGGCTACATCGTGCCGGGGCTCGGCGATGCCGGCGACCGGATGTACGGGACGAAGTGA
- a CDS encoding SH3 domain-containing protein: MPFGCTRTRRLRALRSVTILAAAATMLFGVLSSTGTMAQGAAGAAPKLGPSGLPLPRFVSLKAGRVNVRVGPGQDYRVSWVFTRSALPVEIVQEFDNWRRIRDSDGTEGWVFHSLLIGKRTAVVAPWETGDPLPIRSDPAETADITAYLQPKVVANVSTCEKGWCRLTDSRFKGWIQQDRLWGVYPDETID; the protein is encoded by the coding sequence ATGCCCTTTGGTTGCACGCGGACGAGGCGTCTGCGGGCGCTTCGCAGCGTGACGATCCTGGCGGCCGCCGCGACTATGCTGTTCGGAGTACTCTCCTCGACGGGTACCATGGCGCAGGGAGCTGCCGGCGCGGCGCCGAAACTCGGCCCGAGCGGCTTGCCGCTGCCGCGATTCGTGTCGCTGAAGGCGGGCCGCGTCAATGTGCGCGTCGGTCCCGGTCAGGATTACCGGGTCTCCTGGGTCTTCACCCGCTCGGCTCTGCCGGTCGAGATCGTGCAGGAATTCGACAATTGGCGTCGCATCCGCGATTCGGATGGCACCGAAGGCTGGGTTTTCCACAGCCTCCTGATCGGCAAGCGCACGGCTGTCGTGGCGCCCTGGGAGACCGGCGACCCGCTGCCCATTCGCTCCGATCCGGCGGAGACGGCCGACATCACCGCCTATCTGCAGCCTAAGGTAGTGGCCAATGTCTCTACCTGCGAGAAGGGTTGGTGCCGCCTCACCGATTCGCGTTTCAAGGGCTGGATCCAGCAGGATCGGCTCTGGGGCGTCTATCCGGATGAGACGATCGACTGA
- a CDS encoding phosphate/phosphite/phosphonate ABC transporter substrate-binding protein: MRRIALALGLALLSVLPAIASWRDDIKVIKVGFLAGENPAYEVTRMEPFRSRLQYGLAVPVELFPARSYQALIEAEASGRIQYAILSSLAYVALDQDCHCAEPLVQPTAANGARGFRTMLMVRADGPIADLEGAKGTRLAIGAKDSISGRIAPYSGLAEQGIEPEGYFARTFETENALSALTALVDGEADVSVAWSTASDPASAEPGSGPIADLAEQRGGSMPALKSIWTSGVIPFGPHAIRTDLPPEARAAILDTLLSMKSAWPDAYDAAERQSGGFVAADPDLYRHFSNLLASVAQPQ; the protein is encoded by the coding sequence ATGCGCCGGATCGCCCTCGCCCTCGGTCTCGCTCTCTTGTCGGTTCTGCCGGCCATTGCCAGCTGGCGTGACGACATCAAGGTCATCAAGGTCGGGTTCCTCGCCGGAGAAAATCCGGCCTATGAGGTCACGCGGATGGAACCGTTCCGCTCGCGGCTCCAATACGGGCTCGCCGTGCCAGTCGAATTGTTCCCGGCGCGCTCCTATCAGGCGTTAATCGAGGCCGAGGCCTCGGGCCGCATCCAATATGCGATCCTCTCCTCCCTCGCCTATGTCGCGCTGGATCAGGACTGCCACTGCGCCGAACCACTGGTCCAGCCGACTGCGGCCAATGGCGCGCGGGGCTTCCGCACCATGCTGATGGTGCGCGCCGACGGACCGATCGCCGATCTCGAAGGGGCGAAGGGTACGAGGCTCGCGATTGGCGCCAAGGATTCGATTTCGGGACGCATCGCGCCCTATTCGGGCCTGGCTGAACAGGGGATCGAGCCGGAGGGCTATTTCGCGCGCACCTTCGAGACGGAAAACGCGCTCTCAGCGTTGACGGCGCTTGTCGACGGCGAGGCCGACGTCTCCGTTGCCTGGTCGACGGCGAGCGATCCGGCGAGCGCCGAACCGGGCAGCGGACCGATTGCCGACCTTGCCGAACAGCGCGGCGGGTCCATGCCTGCGCTGAAGTCGATCTGGACCTCGGGCGTCATCCCCTTCGGCCCGCATGCGATCCGCACCGACCTGCCGCCAGAAGCACGCGCCGCGATTCTCGATACGCTGCTTTCGATGAAAAGCGCATGGCCGGACGCCTATGACGCGGCCGAACGCCAGTCTGGTGGCTTCGTCGCGGCAGACCCAGACCTCTACAGGCACTTCTCGAACCTGCTCGCCTCCGTCGCGCAGCCGCAGTGA
- a CDS encoding DUF3828 domain-containing protein — MHLSRRRFLAATAIVLAAGPLAAAAPSALSFLASIYDSYGPGKYGIPLDDEAALRRWFSPSLADLIQKDRAAAAEVDEVPMLDGDPFIDAQDGDITDLSLKVDDLGDGKAIGHVAFRNSGDPRSIELKLVETSAGWRIDEINWGDATLRGLYTH, encoded by the coding sequence ATGCACCTGTCGCGACGCCGCTTCCTCGCCGCCACAGCCATTGTGCTGGCGGCGGGCCCGCTCGCCGCGGCAGCGCCCTCGGCCCTGTCCTTCCTGGCCTCGATCTACGATTCTTACGGCCCGGGAAAATACGGCATTCCCCTCGACGACGAGGCAGCCTTGCGCCGCTGGTTCTCGCCTTCGCTGGCCGACCTGATCCAGAAGGATCGGGCTGCGGCGGCGGAGGTCGACGAGGTGCCGATGCTGGACGGCGACCCCTTCATCGACGCGCAGGACGGCGACATCACCGACCTGTCGCTCAAGGTCGACGATCTGGGCGACGGCAAAGCCATTGGTCACGTCGCCTTCCGCAATTCCGGCGATCCGCGATCGATCGAACTCAAGCTGGTCGAGACGTCTGCAGGCTGGCGCATAGACGAGATCAATTGGGGCGACGCGACGCTTCGCGGTCTCTACACGCACTGA
- a CDS encoding 2-hydroxyacid dehydrogenase, translated as MKKRPHVIVTRRLPDAIETRMRELFDTELNIDDHPMSPAELADAVSKADVLVPTVTDRIDAALVAAAGPQLKLVASFSNGFDHIDVEAALAKGIVVTNTPGVLTEDTADMTMALILAVPRRLVEGARILSRDSDWAGWTPTWMLGRRLGGKRLGIVGMGRIGQAVARRAKAFGLSIHYHNRHRVAPAVENQLEATYWDSLDQMLARMDIISVNCPRTPGTYHLLSERRLKLMRPEAYLVNTSRGEVIDESALIRLLDTGGIAGAGLDVFEHEPMINPKLFRLAEKGKVVILPHMGSATIEGRIEMGEKVLINVRAFFDGHRPPDRVLPSML; from the coding sequence ATGAAGAAGCGTCCGCATGTGATCGTGACCCGGCGGCTCCCGGATGCGATCGAGACTCGGATGCGCGAGTTGTTCGACACCGAGCTCAACATTGACGACCATCCGATGAGCCCGGCCGAACTCGCCGACGCCGTCAGCAAGGCCGATGTTCTGGTGCCGACCGTGACCGATCGGATCGACGCCGCGCTCGTAGCCGCAGCCGGCCCGCAGCTGAAGCTGGTCGCCAGCTTCTCGAACGGCTTCGACCATATCGATGTGGAAGCTGCACTAGCGAAGGGGATCGTCGTTACCAACACACCAGGCGTCCTGACCGAGGATACCGCCGATATGACCATGGCGCTGATCCTCGCCGTGCCGCGGCGTCTGGTCGAGGGCGCGCGCATTCTGTCTCGCGATTCGGACTGGGCGGGATGGACGCCGACCTGGATGCTCGGACGCCGCCTCGGCGGGAAACGGCTCGGCATTGTCGGCATGGGCCGTATCGGTCAGGCCGTAGCGCGGCGCGCCAAGGCGTTCGGCCTCTCGATCCACTACCACAACCGCCACCGCGTCGCCCCTGCGGTCGAGAACCAACTCGAGGCGACCTATTGGGACAGCCTCGACCAGATGCTGGCGCGAATGGACATCATCTCGGTCAACTGCCCACGCACGCCCGGCACCTATCATCTCTTGTCGGAGCGGCGGCTGAAGCTGATGCGACCCGAGGCCTATCTCGTCAACACCTCGCGCGGCGAGGTGATCGACGAGAGCGCGCTGATCCGCCTTCTCGACACGGGCGGGATCGCCGGCGCCGGACTCGACGTGTTCGAACACGAACCGATGATCAATCCGAAGCTCTTCCGCCTCGCCGAGAAGGGAAAGGTCGTGATCCTGCCGCATATGGGCTCGGCGACGATCGAAGGGCGCATCGAGATGGGCGAGAAGGTGCTGATCAACGTCCGCGCCTTCTTCGACGGCCACCGGCCGCCGGACCGCGTCCTGCCGTCAATGCTCTGA
- a CDS encoding YggT family protein, with translation MLAILNVIMLALQIYWYVVIASAIFSWLYAFGVVNPRNQLVSAIGSFLYQTTEPALRPIRRIMPSLGAIDISPMILLLGIYLIQQIIIIYIAPNVL, from the coding sequence ATGCTCGCGATTCTCAACGTCATCATGCTCGCCCTCCAGATCTACTGGTACGTCGTCATCGCGAGCGCCATCTTTAGCTGGCTGTACGCCTTCGGCGTGGTCAATCCGCGCAACCAACTCGTCTCGGCGATCGGCAGCTTTCTCTATCAGACCACGGAGCCGGCTTTGCGGCCGATCCGGCGGATCATGCCGTCCTTGGGCGCCATCGACATATCGCCCATGATCCTGCTGCTCGGAATCTACCTTATCCAGCAGATCATCATCATATACATCGCCCCCAACGTGCTTTGA
- a CDS encoding adenosine deaminase, with product MTTTLPKVELHCHIEGAARPDLVRRVAARHGVNLTGLFDERGNYVWHDFTSFIRAYDIASSVFRTPEDFRDLAFDHFTAIAAEGAIYGEVFISADHALASGLPYADYVAGLAAGIEDAEAAKGIVGRMVATGVRHLGPDRVFAAAKTAVAEPHPLVTGFGVAGDERMHHPRDFIEAFRIAGEAGLGLTAHAGELCGPESVIAALDNLDISRIGHGVRAIEDAALVERLVDEGIVLELCPGSNVALGLYPNLDVHPFRTLMESGVAVTVSSDDPPYFGSSIRAEYDWLNRHQGLGDEDLLKIGRTALGAAFVDDATRQRLLVRLDA from the coding sequence ATGACGACGACCCTCCCGAAAGTCGAGTTGCACTGCCATATCGAGGGCGCCGCACGGCCCGATCTCGTGCGCCGCGTCGCGGCTCGCCATGGCGTCAATCTCACCGGTCTCTTCGATGAGCGCGGCAATTATGTCTGGCACGATTTCACTTCGTTCATCCGCGCCTATGACATCGCCTCCAGCGTCTTCCGCACGCCTGAGGATTTCCGCGATCTCGCCTTCGACCATTTCACTGCGATCGCCGCCGAGGGCGCGATCTATGGCGAGGTGTTCATTTCCGCCGATCACGCCCTCGCCTCGGGCCTTCCCTATGCCGACTATGTCGCGGGGCTCGCTGCCGGTATCGAGGACGCGGAAGCTGCCAAGGGAATCGTCGGTCGGATGGTCGCGACCGGTGTCCGCCATCTGGGGCCGGACCGGGTGTTCGCCGCCGCGAAAACGGCCGTCGCCGAGCCGCATCCACTGGTAACCGGCTTCGGCGTGGCGGGTGATGAGCGCATGCACCATCCCCGCGATTTCATCGAAGCCTTCCGGATCGCCGGCGAAGCCGGGCTCGGCCTCACCGCCCATGCCGGCGAGTTGTGCGGCCCGGAAAGCGTCATCGCCGCGCTCGACAATCTCGATATTTCCCGGATCGGCCACGGCGTGCGCGCCATCGAGGATGCGGCGCTGGTCGAGCGCCTTGTGGACGAAGGCATCGTGCTTGAACTCTGCCCAGGCTCGAATGTCGCTCTCGGCCTCTATCCAAACCTTGACGTTCACCCCTTCCGTACCCTGATGGAGTCGGGCGTTGCCGTCACGGTGAGTTCAGACGATCCGCCTTATTTCGGCTCGTCCATCCGTGCCGAATATGATTGGTTGAACCGGCATCAGGGTCTCGGCGACGAGGATCTGCTGAAGATTGGCCGCACGGCGCTCGGTGCCGCCTTCGTGGATGACGCGACGCGTCAGCGCCTACTCGTGCGGCTGGACGCCTGA
- the typA gene encoding translational GTPase TypA, with product MSLRNIAIIAHVDHGKTTLVDKLLQQSGSFRDNQRVAERVMDSNDIEKERGITILAKATSIVWKDVRINIVDTPGHADFGGEVERILNMVDGVIVLVDAAEGPMPQTKFVVGKALKVGLKPIVAINKVDKPDARIQEVVNEVFDLFAALDATDEQLDFPILYGSAKQGWMGRSPDASHDAGMAPLFDLVLEHVPEPPVEDGPFRMLGTLLEANPYLGRLITGRISSGSVKPTQMLKVLAADGSTVENFRVSKILAFRGIERQPIEEGIQGDIVAIAGMTKGTVADTFCDPSVTEAIKAQPIDPPTVSMTFLVNDSPLAGTEGDKVTSRMIRDRLMKEAEGNVALKIEESAGKDAFIVSGRGELLLAILIENMRREGYELGVSRPRVVFQKDEAGQILEPIEEVIIDVDEEHSGIVVQKMAERKAEMIEMRPSGGDRLRLVFHAPTRGLIGYQGELLTDTRGTAILNRLFYKYAPYKGEIVGRRNGVMIANESGEAVAFALWNLEDRGPMMIEPGWKVYEGMIVGEHTRDNDLEVNVLKGKKLSNVRSANKDEAVRLTPPIRMTLERSLAWISDDELVEVTPKSVRLRKMILDPTDRKRADRSSKATA from the coding sequence ATGTCGCTTCGCAACATCGCCATCATCGCGCACGTCGATCATGGGAAGACCACGCTGGTAGATAAGCTCCTGCAGCAGTCCGGCTCGTTCCGCGACAACCAGCGCGTCGCCGAACGCGTGATGGACTCGAACGACATCGAGAAAGAACGCGGCATCACCATTCTGGCCAAGGCGACCTCGATCGTCTGGAAGGATGTGCGCATCAACATCGTCGATACGCCTGGCCACGCCGATTTCGGCGGCGAGGTGGAGCGCATCCTGAACATGGTCGATGGCGTCATCGTGCTGGTCGACGCCGCGGAAGGCCCGATGCCGCAGACGAAATTCGTCGTCGGCAAGGCTCTCAAGGTGGGTCTGAAGCCGATCGTCGCGATCAACAAGGTCGACAAGCCCGACGCGCGCATCCAGGAAGTCGTCAACGAGGTGTTTGACCTCTTTGCCGCGCTCGACGCGACCGACGAGCAGCTCGACTTCCCGATCCTTTACGGCTCGGCCAAGCAGGGCTGGATGGGACGCAGCCCCGACGCCTCGCATGACGCCGGCATGGCGCCGCTGTTCGATCTCGTGCTGGAACATGTTCCCGAGCCGCCGGTCGAGGATGGTCCGTTCCGCATGCTCGGAACGCTGCTGGAAGCCAATCCCTATCTCGGCCGCCTGATCACGGGCCGCATCTCGTCGGGTTCGGTCAAGCCGACCCAGATGCTCAAGGTTCTGGCTGCCGACGGGTCAACCGTCGAGAATTTCCGCGTTTCAAAGATCCTCGCGTTCCGCGGCATCGAACGTCAGCCGATCGAGGAAGGCATCCAGGGTGATATCGTCGCGATTGCCGGCATGACCAAGGGTACGGTCGCCGACACGTTCTGCGATCCCTCCGTGACCGAGGCTATCAAGGCGCAGCCGATCGATCCGCCCACCGTGTCGATGACGTTCCTGGTCAACGACAGCCCGCTCGCCGGCACCGAGGGCGACAAGGTGACGAGCCGCATGATCCGCGACCGTCTGATGAAGGAAGCCGAAGGCAACGTCGCGCTCAAGATCGAGGAATCGGCCGGCAAGGACGCTTTCATCGTTTCGGGCCGCGGCGAATTGCTTCTGGCCATCCTGATCGAGAACATGCGCCGCGAAGGCTATGAACTCGGCGTCTCGCGTCCGCGCGTCGTCTTCCAGAAGGACGAGGCGGGCCAGATCCTCGAGCCGATCGAAGAAGTCATCATCGACGTCGACGAGGAGCATTCCGGCATCGTCGTGCAGAAGATGGCCGAGCGGAAGGCCGAGATGATCGAGATGCGCCCCTCCGGCGGCGATCGCCTGCGCCTGGTCTTCCACGCGCCGACCCGCGGCCTGATCGGCTACCAGGGCGAGCTGCTGACCGATACGCGCGGCACGGCCATCCTCAACCGTCTGTTCTACAAATATGCTCCCTACAAGGGCGAGATCGTCGGCCGCCGCAATGGCGTGATGATCGCGAATGAGTCCGGCGAAGCCGTGGCTTTCGCGCTCTGGAACCTCGAGGACCGCGGCCCGATGATGATCGAGCCCGGCTGGAAGGTCTATGAGGGCATGATCGTCGGCGAGCATACGCGCGATAACGACCTTGAAGTGAACGTCCTGAAGGGCAAGAAGCTCTCCAACGTGCGTTCGGCGAACAAGGACGAAGCCGTTCGCCTGACACCGCCGATCCGCATGACCCTGGAGCGTTCGCTGGCCTGGATCTCGGATGACGAGCTCGTCGAGGTGACGCCAAAGTCGGTGCGTCTGCGCAAGATGATTCTCGATCCGACCGATCGCAAGCGTGCGGATCGTTCGAGCAAGGCCACCGCCTGA
- a CDS encoding LacI family DNA-binding transcriptional regulator: MSRTIKLSDVAKAAGVSQGTASNAFNRPDIVRREVRERVEAAARTLGYAGPDPKGRLLRAGKVNAIGVATTDPLTYFFDDPYARAVMAEISSACDEQGAGISLVSAASDEKLAWNIQSAIVDGFILFCIEGGSRLVELTRERRLPFVALELETNDESISAIGIDNVAGARLVARHIGELGHRRAAILSLQLAEGHVGPVDEARIATALYRGTIDRIRGYRAGLAEFGVEPGAIPIFETENDVRSVEAGLDFFFAADPRPTAILAMSDRAALIALDWLRRRGLRVPEDVSVTGFDGVPEGEHSEPPLTTVTQPLKMIGRLAVDTIFEAPEHPQRRMLPVELTLRASTGLAASEH; the protein is encoded by the coding sequence GTGAGCCGAACGATCAAGCTTTCCGACGTGGCGAAGGCCGCCGGCGTGTCGCAGGGCACCGCCTCCAACGCCTTCAACCGACCTGATATCGTCCGCCGGGAGGTGCGCGAACGGGTGGAAGCCGCGGCGCGAACGCTAGGCTATGCCGGTCCCGATCCGAAGGGCCGCCTCCTTCGGGCGGGCAAGGTCAACGCCATCGGCGTCGCCACCACCGATCCGCTGACCTATTTCTTCGACGATCCCTACGCGCGCGCCGTGATGGCCGAGATTTCGTCCGCCTGTGACGAGCAGGGTGCCGGGATTTCGCTGGTCTCGGCCGCCAGCGACGAGAAGCTCGCCTGGAACATCCAGAGCGCCATCGTCGATGGCTTCATCCTGTTCTGTATTGAAGGTGGCTCGCGTCTCGTCGAATTGACGCGCGAGCGCAGGCTCCCTTTCGTCGCGCTGGAACTGGAGACCAATGACGAGTCGATCTCCGCGATCGGCATCGACAATGTCGCAGGCGCGCGGTTGGTCGCCCGCCATATAGGCGAACTCGGCCATCGCCGCGCTGCGATCCTTTCTCTGCAACTCGCCGAGGGCCATGTCGGCCCCGTTGACGAGGCGCGTATTGCCACTGCCCTCTATCGGGGCACAATCGACCGCATTCGGGGCTACCGCGCCGGGCTCGCCGAATTTGGCGTCGAGCCGGGAGCAATCCCGATCTTCGAGACGGAGAACGACGTTCGAAGCGTCGAGGCGGGGCTCGATTTCTTCTTCGCTGCCGATCCGAGGCCCACGGCGATCCTCGCCATGTCCGACCGCGCGGCGCTGATCGCACTCGATTGGCTGCGGCGGCGCGGTCTTCGTGTGCCGGAGGATGTCTCCGTCACCGGCTTCGACGGGGTGCCGGAGGGCGAGCACTCGGAGCCGCCGCTGACGACGGTCACGCAGCCGCTAAAGATGATCGGCCGGCTCGCCGTCGACACGATTTTCGAGGCCCCTGAGCATCCGCAACGGCGCATGCTGCCGGTGGAACTGACGCTGCGCGCCTCAACCGGCCTCGCCGCGTCAGAGCATTGA
- a CDS encoding DUF167 family protein codes for MRLTPKGGRDRVDGVGTLADGRCVVLARVSAPPDKGAANRALERLIADWLDVARSSVRIVTGDTARIKTLSVEVGDDVLSAAVAGLPRTG; via the coding sequence GTGCGGTTGACACCGAAGGGTGGGCGTGACCGTGTCGATGGGGTTGGAACGCTGGCGGATGGACGCTGCGTCGTGCTGGCGCGGGTGAGCGCGCCCCCGGACAAGGGGGCTGCCAATCGCGCGCTGGAGAGGCTCATCGCCGATTGGCTGGATGTCGCGCGGTCTTCGGTGCGGATCGTCACCGGCGATACGGCGCGGATCAAGACGCTTTCCGTCGAGGTTGGTGACGATGTCCTATCCGCAGCCGTTGCCGGGCTTCCCCGCACGGGCTGA
- a CDS encoding MarR family winged helix-turn-helix transcriptional regulator, producing MPATIEDPLGFVLVDVARLLRRRFERALENAGLGLTVAEARTLAFVSRRPGLRQSTLADELCVEPMTLVGFLDRLENAGLVERIPDPADRRAKLIRLTPSATNMVRRIRAIGKSVREDAERGIDPDVVETMRLTLLRMQDNILTAPELVP from the coding sequence TTGCCGGCAACGATTGAGGATCCACTCGGCTTCGTGCTCGTGGACGTGGCGCGGCTGCTTCGTCGGCGCTTCGAAAGAGCGCTGGAGAACGCCGGGCTTGGCCTCACCGTGGCGGAGGCGCGCACGCTGGCCTTTGTAAGCCGACGCCCTGGCCTTCGTCAGTCTACCTTGGCCGACGAACTCTGCGTCGAGCCGATGACCCTCGTCGGATTCCTGGATCGGCTTGAAAACGCAGGCCTCGTGGAACGCATTCCCGATCCGGCCGATCGGCGTGCCAAGCTCATCCGCCTGACGCCGTCGGCGACGAATATGGTTCGCCGCATCCGCGCCATCGGTAAGTCCGTACGCGAAGATGCCGAGCGCGGTATCGATCCGGATGTGGTCGAGACGATGCGCCTGACCTTGCTGCGGATGCAGGACAATATCCTGACCGCGCCGGAACTGGTCCCCTAA